A region of Channa argus isolate prfri chromosome 8, Channa argus male v1.0, whole genome shotgun sequence DNA encodes the following proteins:
- the s100p gene encoding calcium-activated potassium channel subunit beta-2 isoform X4, translating to MLQRSFTKAGTHDTRGSIYQKIREHEVLDKRKTVTALRAGEDRAILLGISMVFFSVMMYFVLGITILRYYADSVWTDETSCTLVNSTIVWDVNCSYGCGADCWRSSRYPCLQVYVSLNSSGKVVRLLHNEETQDNNPECFYIPKCRKDYAATYGIIQNISERLKSQRTVQCFVDPTDKMDSAILTQIYSRIAVFHSLFWPTCTLIGGTIIIVMVKLTQYLSIMCDRISRIKR from the exons ATGCTTCAGAGGAGCTTCACAAAGGCCGGTACACACGACACCCGAGG ATCCATCTACCAAAAGATCCGCGAGCATGAGGTCCTGGACAAGAGGAAGACAGTGACTGCTCTGAGAGCTGGCGAGGACAGAGCCATTCTGCTGGGCATCAGCATGGTCTTCTTCTCTGTCATGATGTACTTTGTCCTGGGAATCACCATATTGCGCTACTACGCTGACAG cgtgtggacagatgagaccagCTGCACTCTTGTGAATTCCACCATCGTGTGGGATGTAAACTGTTCATACGGCTGTGGAGCGGATTGCTGGAGGAGCTCCCGTTACCCCTGTTTGCAGGTTTATGTCAGCCTCAACTCTTCTGGAAAGGTGGTGAGGCTGCTACACAATGAGGAGacacaggacaacaaccctgaG TGCTTCTACATTCCAAAGTGCCGTAAGGACTATGCAGCCACATATGGCATAATTCAGAACATTTCAGAGCGTTTAAAGTCTCAGCGcacagttcagtgttttgtggaCCCTACAGACAAGATGGACAGTGCCATTTTGACCCAGATCTACAGTCGGATCGCTGTCTTCCACTCCTTGTTTTGGCCGACCTGCACCTTAATTGGAGGAACCATCATTATTGTCATGGTAAAGCTGACCCAGTACCTGTCCATCATGTGTGATCGGATAAGTCGCATCAAGAGGTGA
- the s100p gene encoding calcium-activated potassium channel subunit beta-2 isoform X1, giving the protein MLGDNCSDSLTTELSPTPPSEIRWVSTSGSNGGLQFPNCSDRMFLWAGTNTADEKQKHRSIYQKIREHEVLDKRKTVTALRAGEDRAILLGISMVFFSVMMYFVLGITILRYYADSVWTDETSCTLVNSTIVWDVNCSYGCGADCWRSSRYPCLQVYVSLNSSGKVVRLLHNEETQDNNPECFYIPKCRKDYAATYGIIQNISERLKSQRTVQCFVDPTDKMDSAILTQIYSRIAVFHSLFWPTCTLIGGTIIIVMVKLTQYLSIMCDRISRIKR; this is encoded by the exons ATGTTAGGGGACAACTGCTCCGACAGTTTGACCACTGAGTTAAGTCCGACACCACCATCAGAAATCAG GTGGGTCAGTACCTCTGGCAGCAACGGTGGGCTACAGTTCCCAAATTGCTCAGACAGGATGTTTCTATGGGCAGGAACTAAcacagcagatgaaaaacaaaaacacag ATCCATCTACCAAAAGATCCGCGAGCATGAGGTCCTGGACAAGAGGAAGACAGTGACTGCTCTGAGAGCTGGCGAGGACAGAGCCATTCTGCTGGGCATCAGCATGGTCTTCTTCTCTGTCATGATGTACTTTGTCCTGGGAATCACCATATTGCGCTACTACGCTGACAG cgtgtggacagatgagaccagCTGCACTCTTGTGAATTCCACCATCGTGTGGGATGTAAACTGTTCATACGGCTGTGGAGCGGATTGCTGGAGGAGCTCCCGTTACCCCTGTTTGCAGGTTTATGTCAGCCTCAACTCTTCTGGAAAGGTGGTGAGGCTGCTACACAATGAGGAGacacaggacaacaaccctgaG TGCTTCTACATTCCAAAGTGCCGTAAGGACTATGCAGCCACATATGGCATAATTCAGAACATTTCAGAGCGTTTAAAGTCTCAGCGcacagttcagtgttttgtggaCCCTACAGACAAGATGGACAGTGCCATTTTGACCCAGATCTACAGTCGGATCGCTGTCTTCCACTCCTTGTTTTGGCCGACCTGCACCTTAATTGGAGGAACCATCATTATTGTCATGGTAAAGCTGACCCAGTACCTGTCCATCATGTGTGATCGGATAAGTCGCATCAAGAGGTGA
- the s100p gene encoding calcium-activated potassium channel subunit beta-2 isoform X3, with protein sequence MFLWAGTNTADEKQKHRSIYQKIREHEVLDKRKTVTALRAGEDRAILLGISMVFFSVMMYFVLGITILRYYADSVWTDETSCTLVNSTIVWDVNCSYGCGADCWRSSRYPCLQVYVSLNSSGKVVRLLHNEETQDNNPECFYIPKCRKDYAATYGIIQNISERLKSQRTVQCFVDPTDKMDSAILTQIYSRIAVFHSLFWPTCTLIGGTIIIVMVKLTQYLSIMCDRISRIKR encoded by the exons ATGTTTCTATGGGCAGGAACTAAcacagcagatgaaaaacaaaaacacag ATCCATCTACCAAAAGATCCGCGAGCATGAGGTCCTGGACAAGAGGAAGACAGTGACTGCTCTGAGAGCTGGCGAGGACAGAGCCATTCTGCTGGGCATCAGCATGGTCTTCTTCTCTGTCATGATGTACTTTGTCCTGGGAATCACCATATTGCGCTACTACGCTGACAG cgtgtggacagatgagaccagCTGCACTCTTGTGAATTCCACCATCGTGTGGGATGTAAACTGTTCATACGGCTGTGGAGCGGATTGCTGGAGGAGCTCCCGTTACCCCTGTTTGCAGGTTTATGTCAGCCTCAACTCTTCTGGAAAGGTGGTGAGGCTGCTACACAATGAGGAGacacaggacaacaaccctgaG TGCTTCTACATTCCAAAGTGCCGTAAGGACTATGCAGCCACATATGGCATAATTCAGAACATTTCAGAGCGTTTAAAGTCTCAGCGcacagttcagtgttttgtggaCCCTACAGACAAGATGGACAGTGCCATTTTGACCCAGATCTACAGTCGGATCGCTGTCTTCCACTCCTTGTTTTGGCCGACCTGCACCTTAATTGGAGGAACCATCATTATTGTCATGGTAAAGCTGACCCAGTACCTGTCCATCATGTGTGATCGGATAAGTCGCATCAAGAGGTGA
- the s100p gene encoding calcium-activated potassium channel subunit beta-2 isoform X2 → MLQRSFTKAGTHDTRGWVSTSGSNGGLQFPNCSDRMFLWAGTNTADEKQKHRSIYQKIREHEVLDKRKTVTALRAGEDRAILLGISMVFFSVMMYFVLGITILRYYADSVWTDETSCTLVNSTIVWDVNCSYGCGADCWRSSRYPCLQVYVSLNSSGKVVRLLHNEETQDNNPECFYIPKCRKDYAATYGIIQNISERLKSQRTVQCFVDPTDKMDSAILTQIYSRIAVFHSLFWPTCTLIGGTIIIVMVKLTQYLSIMCDRISRIKR, encoded by the exons ATGCTTCAGAGGAGCTTCACAAAGGCCGGTACACACGACACCCGAGG GTGGGTCAGTACCTCTGGCAGCAACGGTGGGCTACAGTTCCCAAATTGCTCAGACAGGATGTTTCTATGGGCAGGAACTAAcacagcagatgaaaaacaaaaacacag ATCCATCTACCAAAAGATCCGCGAGCATGAGGTCCTGGACAAGAGGAAGACAGTGACTGCTCTGAGAGCTGGCGAGGACAGAGCCATTCTGCTGGGCATCAGCATGGTCTTCTTCTCTGTCATGATGTACTTTGTCCTGGGAATCACCATATTGCGCTACTACGCTGACAG cgtgtggacagatgagaccagCTGCACTCTTGTGAATTCCACCATCGTGTGGGATGTAAACTGTTCATACGGCTGTGGAGCGGATTGCTGGAGGAGCTCCCGTTACCCCTGTTTGCAGGTTTATGTCAGCCTCAACTCTTCTGGAAAGGTGGTGAGGCTGCTACACAATGAGGAGacacaggacaacaaccctgaG TGCTTCTACATTCCAAAGTGCCGTAAGGACTATGCAGCCACATATGGCATAATTCAGAACATTTCAGAGCGTTTAAAGTCTCAGCGcacagttcagtgttttgtggaCCCTACAGACAAGATGGACAGTGCCATTTTGACCCAGATCTACAGTCGGATCGCTGTCTTCCACTCCTTGTTTTGGCCGACCTGCACCTTAATTGGAGGAACCATCATTATTGTCATGGTAAAGCTGACCCAGTACCTGTCCATCATGTGTGATCGGATAAGTCGCATCAAGAGGTGA
- the LOC137132282 gene encoding meprin A subunit beta-like: MYLRLLMLLCGLGLTAAKLTGETEIDVDEGHDWDIIKINEEAGLDLLEGDIELGETLNRNSIIGEKYRWPTTVPYFLEDSLEMNAKGVILKAFDQYRLKTCIDFSPWRGEKNYISVYKGSGCSSSVGNQRVGKQRLSIGTNCDCLGTVEHEFLHALGFWHEQSRADRDDYLDIVWDQIEPDEKHNFYKRNDTVSSALGVPYDYSSVMHYSKTSFSIGSEPTIVTKIPHFMDVIGQRMGFSDSDLTKLNRLYNCTGSCTFVDSCDFEEENICGMIPANTKWKRLRFASGGPETDFTNLGQCKGKGYFMHFRTASAEPGDQAFLESRWFYPKPGSQCLQFFLYNTGAADDVLNIWVREYDRNDPNGKLRLFKSISGGVMGSWELHNVNVNMTKKSRVVFEGVRGKTPSKGGFSLDDINLSSTKCPQHIWHIRNISGLMATTPAGKKLYSPRFLSPAGYSFQVGVYLNGMSDKPGCMALYFHLTSGPNDHKLKWPCPWQQATMALMDQQSDIRQQMNMHLMVTTDPDKMSSDGTEYYWDNPRKVGSKVTDPDGSYYYRGPGRGTSAFISHSRLRSRNFMKGHDAFFLFSLEDISHLLASQLDSEVHADTHSVKAAGQGAMQALMNPIVVPAVAAGLAAAMLVAYMATIWNIQRMKERKQQDSDDLLITEDMPGFVEKHSTKGATFYYTIRSV, from the exons ATGTACCTCAGGCTTCTAATGCTTCTCTGTGGCCTGGGATTG aCCGCAGCCAAGCTAACAGGTGAAACAG AAATTGATGTTGATGAAGGCCACGACTGGGACATCATAAAAATCAATGAAG AAGCTGGACTCGACCTGCTGGAGGGAGATATCGAACTGGGGGAA ACACTCAACAGGAACTCCATCATAGGAGAGAAGTACCGTTGGCCAACAACCGTTCCCTACTTCCTAGAGGACAGTCTGG AGATGAACGCAAAGGGAGTGATTCTGAAGGCATTTGACCAGTACAGACTGAAGACCTGCATTGACTTCTCACcatggagaggagagaagaactACATCTCCGTCTACAAAGGCAGTGG ATGCTCTTCCTCTGTAGGAAACCAACGCGTGGGGAAGCAGCGGCTGTCCATTGGTACGAACTGTGATTGTCTAGGAACTGTTGAGCATGAGTTCCTGCACGCTCTGGGCTTCTGGCACGAGCAGTCCAGAGCTGACCGTGATGACTACCTCGACATCGTGTGGGATCAAATTGAGCCTG ATGAAAAGCACAACTTCTACAAACGCAATGACACAGTGTCCAGTGCCCTGGGAGTTCCCTACGACTACAGCTCTGTGATGCACTACAGTAAGACGTCCTTCAGCATTGGCTCTGAGCCCACCATCGTCACCAAGATCCCCCACTTCATGGACGTGATTGGTCAGAGGATGGGGTTCAGTGATAGTGACCTCACCAAGCTCAACCGTCTCTACAACTGCA CGGGATCTTGCACCTTTGTGGACAGCTGTGACTTTGAGGAGGAGAACATCTGCGGGATGATTCCTGCGAACACAAAGTGGAAACGACTTCGTTTCGCGAGCGGAGGGCCTGAGACTGACTTCACCAACCTGGGACAATGTAAAG gcaAAGGCTACTTCATGCACTTTAGAACAGCGTCTGCTGAACCTGGGGACCAGGCCTTCCTGGAGAGTCGTTGGTTTTACCCCAAACCTGGATCCCAGTGTCTGCAGTTCTTTCTCTATAACACTGGAGCAGCTGATGATGTTCTCAACATCTGGGTGCGAGAGTATGACAGGAATGATCCCAATGGTAAACTGAGGCTCTTCAAGAGCATTTCAG GAGGGGTCATGGGCTCCTGGGAATTGCATAATGTCAATGTAAATATGACGAAGAAGTCCCGTGTGGTGTTTGAGGGCGTGAGGGGAAAGACTCCATCGAAGGGCGGGTTCTCTCTGGATGATATTAACCTGTCGTCCACAAAGTGCCCCCAGCACATCTGGCACATCCGCAACATCAGCGGCCTGATGGCCACCACACCAGCAGGAAAGAAACTGTACAGTCCTCGTTTTCTGTCCCCAGCAGGTTACTCATTCCAG GTAGGTGTGTACCTAAATGGAATGAGTGACAAACCAGGATGCATGGCTCTCTACTTTCACCTGACGTCTGGCCCCAACGACCACAAGCTCAAGTGGCCGTGTCCATGGCAACAAGCCACCATGGCCCTGATGGATCAGCAGTCGGACATCAGGCAGCAAATGAACATGCACCTAATGGTCACCACTGACCCTGACAAGATGTCCTCTGATG GTACTGAGTACTACTGGGATAATCCCAGGAAAGTGGGCTCCAAAGTGACTGACCCTGATGGCAGCTATTATTATCGAGGACCAGGCAGAGGAACAAGTGCCTTCATCTCCCACAGCAGACTGAGAAGCAGAAACTTCATGAAAGGACATGATGCCTTTTTCCTATTTAGCCTGGAAG ATATTTCCCATCTGCTGGCATCTCAGCTTGACTCTGAAGTGCATGCTGACACCCATTCGGTGAAGGCTGCAGGGCAAGGTGCTATGCAAGCTCTTATGAACCCCATAGTGGTCCCGGCTGTGGCAGCAGGTTTGGCAGCTGCCATGTTGGTGGCATATATGGCTACGATATGGAACATTCagagaatgaaagagagaaaacagcaggacAGTGACGATTTGTTGATCACAGAGGACATGCCGGGATTCGTGGAA AAGCACTCAACTAAAGGAGCAACTTTTTACTACACCATACGTTCAGTTTAG